A window from Citrus sinensis cultivar Valencia sweet orange chromosome 5, DVS_A1.0, whole genome shotgun sequence encodes these proteins:
- the LOC102619177 gene encoding putative transferase At1g60990, chloroplastic, with product MAATSSTATTHLIVGSTSRLHTTRTTKFFQNGVVLTQKKTLSLRRRSASIPPTAVLPFDLSPPPIDHDLLETVKSEGAKISEEGIVETFGNDGEALDAADNGVAVVDLSHFGRIRVSGDDRIQFLHNQSTANFEILREGQGCDTVFVTPTARTIDIAHAWIMKNAVILVVSPLTCSSITEMLNKYVFFADKVEIQDITKQTCLFVVVGPKSNQVMRDLNLGDLVGEAYGTHRHYSVNGMPITVGVGNVISEEGFSLLMSPAAAGSVWETLLSQGAVPMGSNAWEKLRIIKGRPAPGKELTNEFNVLEAGLWNSISLDKGCYKGQETISRLITYDGLKQRLWGICLSAPAEPGSPIIVDGKKVGKLTSYTLGRKESDHFGLGYIKRKDALGGDTVIVGDNIVGTVVEVPFLARQSPPLLSKSSSS from the exons ATGGCAGCTACCTCATCAACAGCAACGACGCACTTGATTGTCGGCTCTACCTCTCGTCTACATACCACCAGAACGAccaaattctttcaaaacGGGGTCGTTTTGACTCAGAAAAAGACTCTCTCGCTGAGAAGAAGAAGTGCGAGTATTCCTCCAACTGCCGTTTTACCTTTTGACCTCTCTCCTCCCCCAATCGATCACGACCTTCTT GAAACTGTGAAGAGTGAAGGGGCGAAGATTTCAGAAGAAGGAATAGTTGAAACGTTTGGTAATGATGGTGAAGCGCTAGATGCTGCTGATAATGGTGTTGCT GTTGTGGACCTTTCACATTTTGGAAGGATAAGAG TGAGTGGAGATGACCGTATTCAGTTTCTTCACAACCAAAGCACtgcaaattttgaaattcttcGTGAAGGACAG GGATGTGACACTGTCTTTGTTACACCAACAGCGCGGACAATAGATATTGCACATGCTTGGATAATG AAAAATGCTGTTATACTGGTGGTCTCGCCCTTGACCTGTAGTAGCATAACTGAAATGCTCAACAA GTATGTATTTTTCGCTGACAAGGTAGAAATTCAAGATATCACTAAACAAACATGCTTATTCGTTGTAGTGGGACCTAAAAGCAACCAA GTAATGCGCGATTTGAATCTTGGTGATCTTGTTGGAGAGGCATATGGAACACATCGGCATTATAGT GTGAATGGCATGCCGATAACTGTTGGTGTGGGAAATGTCATTTCGGAAGAAGGATTTTCATTGTTGATGTCACCAGCTGCTGCTGGATCAGTTTGGGAAACCCTTCTATCTCAAGGTGCTGTTCCAATGGGTTCTAATGCCTGGGAAAAACTAAGAATAATTAAAG GACGGCCAGCACCAGGAAAGGAGCTTACTAATGAATTCAATGTTCTGGAGGCCGGTCTCTGGAACTCAATTTCTTTGGACAAGG GCTGTTATAAGGGACAAGAGACCATCTCTAGGCTCATAACATATGATGGACTTAAGCAGAGACTATGGGGAATTTGTCTGTCAGCACCAGCAGAACCTGGCAGCCCGATAATAGTTGATGGGAAAAAG GTGGGAAAACTGACAAGCTATACACTCGGAAGAAAGGAATCTGATCACTTTGGTTTGGGATATATCAAGAGGAAAGATGCTTTAGGTGGAGACACTGTAATTGTTGGAGACAACATTGTTGGGACTGTAGTTGAAGTTCCTTTTCTTGCTCGGCAGTCTCCACCATTACTGTCAAAGAGCTCAAGTTCTTGA
- the LOC102619669 gene encoding DEAD-box ATP-dependent RNA helicase 51: MAGNDELKKKRKRKRSRSKATVAEEAEQQQVPKEEQEEGDDEDEEIEEAAEEKKDKKKKNKKGSEEKSQEKHDGDEDEEEETKINVKKSGGGGGGGGIMSSTSFDSLGLSQHTFRAIQDMGFQFMTQIQARAVPPLMVGKDVLGAARTGSGKTLAFLIPAVELLYNAQFAPRNGTGVIVICPTRELAIQTHAVAKDLLKYHSQTVGLVIGGSARRGEAERIVKGVNLLVATPGRLLDHLQNTKGFIYKNLKCLVIDEADRILEANFEEEMRQIMKLLPKKDRQTALFSATQTKKVEDLARLSFQTTPVYIDVDDGRTKVTNEGLQQGYCVVPSAKRFILLYSFLKRNLSKKVMVFFSSCNSVKFHSELLRYIQVDCFDIHGKQKQQKRTTTFFDFCKAEKGILLCTDVAARGLDIPAVDWIVQYDPPDEPKEYIHRVGRTARGEGARGNALLFLIPEELQFLRYLKAAKVPVKEYEFDQKKLANVQSHLEKLVANNYYLNKSAKDAYRSYILAYNSHSMKDIFNVHRLDLQAVAASFCFSSPPKVNLTIDSSASKFRKKTRKVEGSRNGFSESNPYGRQRDEDDKRQLVRY, translated from the exons ATGGCGGGGAATGAcgagttgaagaagaagaggaagagaaagcGCAGCAGAAGCAAAGCCACTGTAGCAGAAGAAGCAGAGCAGCAGCAAGTTCCAAAAGAAGAGCAGGAAGAAggagatgatgaagatgaagagatTGAAGAGGCCGCAGAGgagaagaaagataaaaaaaagaagaataaaaaagggAGTGAAGAGAAAAGCCAGGAGAAACACGATGGTGATGAGGATGAAGAAGAGGAGACTAAAATTAATGTGAAGAAGagtggaggaggaggaggaggaggtggGATTATGAGTTCGACGTCGTTTGATTCTTTGGGATTGTCTCAGCACACTTTTAGAGCAATTCAGGATATGGGTTTTCAATTTATGACTCAG ATCCAAGCCAGAGCAGTTCCACCACTTATGGTTGGCAAAGATGTACTTGGAGCTGCCAGGACCGGTTCAGGAAAAACCCTTGCCTTTTTAATCCCAGCAGTTGAGTTGTTGTATAATGCTCAATTCGCCCCTCGGAACGGAACTGGTGTTATTGTCATTTGCCCCACTAGGGAGCTTGCCATTCAG ACCCATGCTGTTGCAAAGGACCTTCTAAAGTACCACTCCCAGACTGTTGGCTTGGTTATTGGTGGTTCAGCTAGAAGAGGAGAAGCAGAACGTATTGTGAAAGGAGTAAATTTGCTAGTAGCAACCCCTGGTCGGCTTCTTGACCATCTTCAAAATACCAAGGGGTTTATATATAAGAATCTGAAG TGCCTTGTTATTGATGAAGCCGACAGAATATTGGAAGCAAACTTTGAGGAAGAAATGAGGCAAATTATGAAGCTTCTACCAAAGAAG GATAGGCAAACCGCTTTATTTTCAGCTACGCAAACGAAGAAG GTTGAGGATCTTGCTCGCTTGTCATTTCAGACAACTCCAGTTTATATTGATGTGGATGATGGGAGAACTAAG GTCACCAATGAAGGCCTGCAGCAAGGCTATTGTGTGGTGCCCAGTGCCAAGAGATTTATCCTTCTATATTCCTTCTTGAAGAGGAATCTGTCAAAGAAAGTGATggtcttcttctcctcatgtaATTCAGTCAAATTTCATTCAGAACTTCTCAGATATATTCAGGTGGATTGCTTTGATATCCATGGAAAGCAAAAGCAACAGAAACGAACCACTACCTTCTTTGACTTCTGCAAGGCGGAGAAGGGCATCTTGTTGTGTACTGATGTAGCTGCCCGTGGACTTGACATTCCTGCTGTG GACTGGATTGTGCAGTATGATCCTCCTGATGAACCCAAG GAATATATTCATCGGGTGGGTCGGACAGCCCGTGGAGAAGGTGCAAGAGGAAATGCGCTACTTTTCTTGATTCCAGAAGAGTTACAATTTCTTCGATATCTGAAG GCTGCAAAAGTCCCTGTTAAAGAGTATGAATTTGACCAAAAGAAGCTGGCTAATGTGCAGTCACATCTG GAGAAGTTGGTTGCTAACAACTATTATTTGAACAAGTCAGCTAAAGATGCATATCGATCTTATATACTAGCATATAATTCACACTCTATGAAGGATATCTTCAATGTACACCGCCTTGATCTGCAG GCAGTTGCTGCttcattttgcttttcttcACCACCTAAGGTGAATCTGACCATAGACAGCAGTGCCTCTAAGTTTAGAAAGAAAACGCGTAAAGTCGAAGGAAGCAGAAATGGATTCAGTGAAAGCAACCCTTATGGTAGGCAGAGAGATGAAGATGATAAACGCCAATTGGTTAGGTATTAA